Proteins encoded in a region of the Benincasa hispida cultivar B227 chromosome 2, ASM972705v1, whole genome shotgun sequence genome:
- the LOC120070601 gene encoding prostaglandin E synthase 2-like, with the protein MFDIQSSLKRKTILNLSSSSKICSLFSPFHTMRRSSAIASTFLFRSICTSHAAGALSASATSNHRLLQAALFSSGPHPHRRWLSSLLDSVTGSSTRALSLGVVGAVASLAAAVSMSQEVYAKEPLRQELVPKEVVLYQYEACPFCNKVKAFLDYYDVPYKVVEVNPFSKKEIKWSDYKKVPILVVDGEQLVDSSAIIDQLSQKVLSDKNASSVSGDDEETKWRRWVDNHLVHVLSPNIYRNTSEALEAFDYIASNGNFGFTEKITVKYAGAAAMYFVSKKLKKKYNITDERAALYEAAETWVDALAGRDFLGGSKPNLADLAVFGVLRPIRYLRSGKDMVEHTRIGEWYTRMESSVGDSSGIRS; encoded by the exons ATGTTTGACATCCAAAGTTCTCTAAAACGTAAAACCATTCTCAATCTCTCTTCTTCCTCAAAGATCTGTTCTCTCTTTTCTCCATTCCACACCATGAGAAGGTCTTCCGCCATAGCTTCCACCTTCCTCTTCCGCTCAATCTGCACCTCTCATGCCGCCGGTGCCCTTTCCGCCTCCGCCACCTCCAATCACCGTCTTCTCCAAGCCGCGCTCTTCAGTTCCGGCCCTCACCCCCACCGCCGCTGGTTATCCTCTCTCCTCGATTCCGTTACTGGTAGCTCTACTCGAGCTCTGTCGCTTGGCGTGGTTGGGGCTGTTGCTTCTTTAGCCGCTGCTGTTTCCATGTCCCAGGAGGTTTATGCGAAGGAGCCCTTGCGCCAGGAGTTGGTTCCTAAGGAGGTCGTGCTCTATCAATACGAAGCCTGCCCGTTTTGTAATAAAGTTAAAG CTTTTCTTGACTACTACGATGTTCCGTACAAAGTTGTCGAGGTTAATCCATTTAgtaagaaagaaattaaatggTCGGATTATAAGAAGGTGCCAATACTGGTGGTTGATGGTGAACAGTTGGTTGACTCGTCAG CCATTATCGACCAGTTGAGCCAGAAGGTTCTGTCAGATAAGAATGCTTCTTCCGTGTCTGGAGATGATGAAGAGACAAAGTGGCGTAG ATGGGTAGATAATCACTTGGTACATGTGTTATCACCAAACATATATCGAAATACTTCCGAAGCTCTTGAAGCATTTGACTACATTGCTAGTAATG GTAATTTTGGCTTTACTGAAAAGATTACTGTAAAGTATGCTGGAGCTGCTGCTATGTACTTCGTGTCGAAGAAACTAAAGAAGAAATATAATATTACCGATGAGCGTGCAGCATTGTATGAAGCAGCAGAAACGTGGGTAGATGCTTTGGCCGGACGGGACTTCCTAG GAGGCTCAAAACCTAATCTAGCTGATCTTGCGGTGTTTGGGGTGTTAAGACCCATCCGTTACTTGAGGTCTGGTAAAGACATGGTAGAGCACACACGGATCGGTGAATGGTATACCAGAATGGAGAGCAGTGTTGGAGACTCCTCCGGGATCAGATCTTAA